A single genomic interval of Neisseria leonii harbors:
- the infC gene encoding translation initiation factor IF-3: MIAQEREARINGEITAKEVRLISGAGEQLGVVPLKEALGLAEEQDVDLVEISPTAKPPVCKLMDFGKFKYEQAKKRDEAKKKQKQVQIKEIKFRPGTDEGDYQIKMRNINRFLADGDKVKVTLRFRGREMAHQQLGAQLLERIKEELAEVAVVESFPKMEGRQMVMMIAPKKK, translated from the coding sequence ATCATCGCACAAGAACGCGAAGCACGCATCAACGGCGAAATTACGGCCAAAGAAGTGCGTTTAATCAGTGGAGCCGGCGAGCAGCTCGGTGTGGTACCGCTCAAAGAGGCCTTGGGCTTGGCTGAAGAGCAGGATGTGGATCTGGTGGAGATTTCGCCGACTGCCAAACCGCCGGTCTGTAAATTGATGGATTTCGGCAAGTTCAAATACGAGCAGGCGAAAAAGCGCGACGAAGCCAAGAAAAAGCAGAAGCAGGTGCAGATTAAAGAAATCAAATTCCGTCCGGGTACGGACGAGGGCGATTATCAGATCAAGATGCGCAACATCAACCGTTTTTTGGCAGACGGCGACAAAGTGAAAGTTACCCTGCGTTTCCGCGGCCGCGAGATGGCACATCAGCAGTTGGGCGCACAATTGTTGGAGCGCATCAAAGAAGAGTTGGCCGAAGTGGCTGTGGTGGAGTCGTTTCCGAAAATGGAAGGCCGCCAGATGGTGATGATGATTGCGCCGAAAAAGAAGTAG
- the tgt gene encoding tRNA guanosine(34) transglycosylase Tgt, with amino-acid sequence MLKFTVHQTDGHARRATLELNHGSIETPVFMPVGTYGSVKAMTPQNLHDIKAQIILGNTYHLWLRPGLEVIEQFGGLHRFIGWDKPILTDSGGFQVFSLSDMRRLTEEGCTFKSPINGDKLFLSPEISMKIQTVLNSDIVMQLDECTPGDASHEQARRSLHMSLRWAERSKKAFEDLNNPNALFGIVQGAMYEDLREESLRGLEQFDFPGLAVGGLSVGEPKPEMYRMLRAVGPILPAHKPHYLMGVGTPEDLVYGVAHGIDMFDCVMPTRNARNGWLFTRFGDIKIKNAKHRCDTRPLDESCACYTCTRFSRAYLYHLHKAGEILGAQLNTIHNLHFYQVIMAEMRETIEQGKFTDWQAAFHENRARGTD; translated from the coding sequence ATGTTGAAATTTACCGTACACCAAACCGACGGCCACGCCCGCCGTGCCACGCTGGAACTGAATCACGGCAGCATCGAAACCCCCGTTTTTATGCCCGTGGGCACTTACGGCTCGGTTAAGGCGATGACGCCGCAGAATCTGCACGACATCAAGGCACAGATTATTTTGGGCAACACTTATCATCTGTGGCTGCGGCCGGGACTGGAAGTTATCGAACAGTTCGGCGGCCTGCACCGGTTTATCGGTTGGGACAAGCCGATTCTCACCGATTCGGGCGGCTTCCAAGTTTTTTCGCTGTCCGATATGCGCCGGCTCACCGAAGAAGGCTGCACGTTCAAAAGCCCGATCAACGGCGACAAACTGTTTCTGTCGCCCGAAATTTCGATGAAGATTCAAACGGTTTTGAATTCCGACATTGTGATGCAGCTCGACGAATGCACGCCCGGCGACGCTTCGCACGAACAGGCGCGCCGGTCGCTGCATATGAGCCTGCGCTGGGCGGAACGCAGCAAAAAAGCGTTTGAAGATTTGAACAATCCCAACGCCCTGTTCGGTATTGTGCAGGGCGCGATGTACGAAGATTTGCGCGAAGAATCGCTGCGCGGGTTGGAGCAGTTCGATTTTCCCGGTTTGGCCGTCGGCGGCTTATCGGTGGGCGAACCTAAACCCGAAATGTACCGTATGCTGCGCGCGGTCGGCCCCATACTGCCCGCGCACAAACCGCATTATCTGATGGGCGTAGGCACGCCGGAAGATCTGGTATACGGCGTGGCACACGGCATCGATATGTTCGACTGCGTGATGCCTACCCGCAACGCGCGCAACGGCTGGCTGTTCACCCGCTTCGGCGACATCAAAATCAAAAACGCCAAACACCGCTGCGACACCCGTCCTTTGGACGAGAGTTGCGCCTGCTATACCTGCACCCGTTTCAGCCGCGCCTATCTCTACCACCTGCACAAAGCGGGCGAAATTCTCGGCGCGCAATTGAACACCATACACAATCTGCATTTTTATCAGGTGATAATGGCAGAAATGCGCGAAACCATCGAGCAGGGAAAATTTACCGACTGGCAGGCCGCATTTCACGAAAACCGCGCACGCGGCACGGATTAA
- the thrS gene encoding threonine--tRNA ligase: MIDITLPDGSVRQYESPVTVAQIAASIGSGLAKATVAGRVNGVLRDACDPITENAAVQIITPKDPEGVEIIRHSCAHLIGHAVKQLYPQAKMVIGPVIEDGFYYDIATDKPFTPDDVAAIEARMKELIAQDYDVVKIMTPRAEVVKQFAERGEDYKLRLIEDMGAEVTEMGMYHHQEYVDMCRGPHVPNTRFLKHFKLTKLAGAYWRGDSNNEQLQRIYGTAWASKEDLKAYIQRIEEAEKRDHRKLGRQLDLFHLQDEAPGMVFWHPRGWTLWQIIEQHMRRELEAAGYREIKTPLMMDKAFWEQSGHWENYQENMFVTESEKRTYAVKPMNCPGHVQVFNHALRSYRDLPMRLAEFGSCHRNEPSGALHGLMRVRGFVQDDAHIFCTEEQITQEARAFNELVMKIYKQFGFENVSIKLSLRPEQRAGSDEIWDKAEQGLRDALTACGVEWEELPGEGAFYGPKVEYHIKDAIGRSWQCGTIQLDFVLPERLDAEYVTEDNGRARPVMLHRAILGSLERFIGILIEEHAGSFPLWLAPVQMVVMNITEKQADYCREVAAKLKAAGLRAELDLRNEKIGYKIRDNSQYRYPYQIVVGDKEMENGQVAVRRKGEDLGSLNVADFIAQLQQELQTA; this comes from the coding sequence ATGATTGATATTACCTTGCCCGACGGCTCCGTCCGCCAATACGAATCGCCGGTTACTGTGGCGCAGATTGCCGCCTCCATCGGCTCGGGTTTGGCGAAAGCCACTGTGGCGGGCAGAGTAAACGGCGTATTGCGCGATGCGTGTGATCCGATTACCGAAAATGCCGCCGTGCAAATCATCACTCCGAAAGACCCCGAGGGCGTGGAAATTATCCGCCACTCCTGTGCCCATTTGATCGGCCACGCCGTCAAACAGCTTTATCCGCAGGCCAAAATGGTAATCGGCCCCGTGATTGAAGACGGCTTTTATTACGACATCGCTACCGACAAACCGTTTACCCCCGATGATGTCGCCGCCATCGAAGCGCGCATGAAAGAGCTGATTGCCCAAGATTACGATGTTGTCAAAATCATGACACCGCGCGCCGAAGTAGTGAAACAGTTTGCCGAACGCGGTGAAGACTACAAACTGCGCCTGATTGAAGACATGGGCGCGGAAGTTACCGAAATGGGCATGTACCACCATCAGGAATATGTCGATATGTGTCGCGGTCCGCATGTGCCCAATACCCGTTTCCTGAAACATTTCAAACTGACCAAACTGGCCGGTGCGTATTGGCGCGGCGACAGCAACAACGAACAATTGCAGCGCATCTACGGCACGGCATGGGCGAGCAAAGAAGACCTGAAAGCTTATATCCAGCGTATCGAAGAAGCCGAAAAACGCGACCACCGCAAGCTGGGCAGACAGTTGGATTTATTCCATTTGCAGGACGAAGCCCCCGGCATGGTGTTCTGGCACCCGCGCGGCTGGACCTTATGGCAGATTATCGAACAGCATATGCGCCGCGAACTGGAAGCGGCGGGCTACCGCGAAATCAAAACCCCGCTGATGATGGACAAAGCCTTCTGGGAACAATCCGGCCACTGGGAAAATTATCAGGAAAATATGTTTGTTACCGAGTCGGAAAAACGCACCTATGCCGTCAAACCGATGAACTGCCCCGGCCACGTGCAGGTATTCAACCACGCGCTGCGCTCCTACCGCGATTTGCCCATGCGCCTGGCCGAATTCGGCTCCTGCCACCGCAACGAACCTTCCGGCGCATTGCACGGCCTGATGCGTGTGCGCGGCTTTGTGCAGGACGATGCGCATATTTTCTGTACCGAAGAGCAGATAACCCAAGAAGCCCGTGCTTTCAACGAACTGGTGATGAAAATCTACAAACAGTTCGGCTTTGAAAACGTCAGCATCAAACTCTCCCTGCGCCCAGAACAGCGTGCGGGCAGCGACGAGATTTGGGATAAAGCCGAGCAGGGTCTGCGCGACGCGCTTACCGCCTGCGGTGTGGAGTGGGAAGAGTTGCCGGGCGAGGGCGCGTTTTACGGTCCCAAAGTCGAATACCACATCAAAGACGCCATCGGCCGCTCATGGCAGTGCGGCACCATTCAGCTGGACTTCGTCCTGCCCGAACGTCTCGATGCCGAATATGTTACCGAAGACAACGGCCGCGCCCGCCCAGTGATGCTGCATCGCGCCATCTTGGGTTCGCTGGAACGCTTTATCGGCATTCTGATTGAAGAACACGCCGGTTCCTTCCCCCTGTGGCTCGCGCCCGTGCAGATGGTGGTCATGAACATTACCGAAAAACAGGCCGACTACTGCCGCGAAGTGGCCGCAAAACTCAAAGCCGCCGGCCTGCGCGCCGAGCTGGATTTGCGCAACGAAAAAATCGGCTACAAAATCCGCGACAACAGCCAATACCGCTACCCCTACCAAATCGTCGTCGGCGATAAAGAAATGGAAAACGGCCAAGTGGCCGTCCGCCGCAAAGGCGAAGACTTGGGCAGCCTGAACGTGGCCGATTTTATTGCACAGTTGCAGCAGGAATTGCAGACAGCGTAA
- a CDS encoding DEAD/DEAH box helicase family protein: MQLKFEMLAYQHDAVDAVVRLFEGEPNHGTVFELNAAGGGTVAANRLFLSHTDMARNLHAVQRDFRQPETELGEHGLNFSVEMETGTGKTYVYLRTIFELNLRYGWKKFVIVVPSVAIREGVVQSIRATQAHFGVEFHRPVYQARVYRSDRLNDLRSFATGSHIEILLMNIDAFKKDGNVINRINESGAAPIEWVSGTNPIVIIDEPQNMETALAHKAIETLNPLFVLRYSATHKHAYHKIYSLNPIEAYNQKLVKQIEVMPVLAKNDVNGAYAALKEFVPGKGRLKAKVEIHHQGKKETKKKTVTVQSGDDLFEKSGGNESYRHGFVINGLDAQNGEMVLSGGQIIGLDGNGDELRDEVMKKQIEETVKEHLKKERKLKPKDIKVLSLFFIDKVAHYRNGGKFARWFEEIYERETGESAAGVHDGYFSQDKDTKGNSKADEDTYDLIMRDKEKLLSFDSPLRFIFSHSALKEGWDNPNVFQICTLNETQSPIKKRQEIGRGLRLCVNQRGERVRDEGVNILTVIANESYESFAANLQQEYQDECGITFGNGGAKNAAKRKHQTYRKGFTLDPLFLEIWQKLQHNTRYQVNFERRKLIQTASQSLKNMPAVEKPQIIVKKAAIHQNRTDGIWGEEKSSRAVQADMAWEIPDVLHEIQKKTRLTRQTVFEILQQSGRIGEIGNNPQRFIDLAAEKIQTALHGLMIEGIEYFKRSEAENGYAQSLARWQELERNGTEFFLNEYTFAINQENGGKKAKTIFADYIALDSQTEKTFAAACESRDDVLLYFKLPSWFTIPTPIGNYNPDWALVLENREKVYFVAETKNTGKGIQDGVDLGKLRESEQQKIACAEKHFAVLDGIGYKVVGKLSEI; the protein is encoded by the coding sequence ATGCAGTTGAAATTTGAAATGCTGGCATACCAGCACGATGCCGTCGATGCGGTGGTAAGGTTGTTTGAAGGTGAGCCGAATCACGGCACTGTGTTTGAACTGAATGCGGCAGGTGGCGGCACGGTGGCAGCGAACCGCCTTTTTCTTTCACACACGGATATGGCACGCAATCTGCATGCGGTGCAGCGTGATTTCAGGCAGCCTGAAACCGAATTGGGCGAACACGGCTTGAATTTTTCGGTGGAAATGGAAACGGGTACGGGCAAAACCTATGTTTATTTGCGTACCATTTTTGAGCTGAACCTGCGCTACGGCTGGAAAAAATTTGTGATTGTGGTGCCCAGTGTGGCGATTCGCGAGGGTGTGGTGCAGAGTATCCGCGCTACCCAAGCGCATTTTGGCGTGGAATTTCACCGGCCGGTTTATCAAGCCCGCGTTTACCGCAGCGACCGCCTCAACGATTTGCGCAGTTTTGCAACCGGTTCGCACATCGAAATTTTGCTGATGAATATTGATGCGTTCAAAAAAGACGGCAATGTGATTAACCGCATTAACGAAAGCGGTGCGGCACCGATTGAGTGGGTCAGCGGCACGAATCCGATTGTCATCATCGATGAGCCGCAAAATATGGAAACGGCTTTGGCGCATAAGGCGATTGAAACCCTCAATCCGCTGTTTGTGCTGCGCTACTCGGCCACCCACAAACACGCCTACCACAAAATTTACAGCCTGAACCCGATTGAGGCCTACAACCAAAAACTGGTCAAACAGATTGAAGTCATGCCCGTGTTGGCGAAAAATGATGTGAACGGCGCGTATGCGGCCTTAAAAGAATTTGTGCCGGGCAAAGGCCGTCTGAAAGCCAAAGTGGAAATCCATCATCAGGGTAAAAAAGAAACCAAAAAGAAAACCGTAACGGTGCAGTCGGGCGATGATTTGTTTGAAAAATCAGGCGGCAATGAAAGTTACCGCCACGGTTTTGTCATCAACGGATTAGATGCACAAAACGGCGAAATGGTGTTGTCGGGCGGGCAGATTATCGGTTTGGACGGCAACGGTGATGAGCTGCGCGACGAAGTGATGAAAAAACAGATTGAAGAAACGGTCAAAGAACATCTGAAAAAAGAACGCAAGCTGAAACCGAAGGACATCAAGGTTTTATCGCTGTTCTTTATCGACAAGGTCGCTCACTACCGCAACGGCGGCAAGTTCGCCCGCTGGTTTGAAGAAATTTACGAGCGCGAAACGGGCGAAAGCGCGGCCGGTGTGCACGACGGCTATTTTTCGCAGGACAAAGATACCAAAGGCAACAGCAAGGCCGATGAAGACACCTATGACCTGATTATGCGCGACAAGGAAAAACTCTTGTCCTTCGATTCGCCGCTGCGCTTTATTTTTTCCCACTCCGCGTTGAAAGAGGGTTGGGACAATCCGAACGTATTCCAAATCTGCACGCTCAACGAAACCCAGTCGCCCATCAAAAAACGCCAGGAAATCGGACGCGGTTTGCGTTTGTGTGTCAATCAGCGCGGCGAACGCGTGCGCGATGAAGGCGTGAATATTTTGACCGTGATTGCCAATGAAAGCTACGAAAGTTTCGCCGCCAACCTGCAACAAGAATACCAAGACGAATGCGGCATCACATTCGGCAACGGCGGGGCGAAAAATGCAGCCAAACGCAAGCATCAAACCTACCGGAAAGGTTTTACGCTGGATCCGCTGTTTTTGGAAATCTGGCAGAAATTGCAGCACAACACCCGCTATCAAGTGAACTTCGAACGCAGAAAGCTGATTCAGACGGCCTCTCAATCGCTTAAAAATATGCCGGCTGTAGAAAAACCGCAAATCATAGTGAAAAAAGCGGCGATTCACCAAAACCGAACCGACGGCATTTGGGGCGAAGAAAAAAGCAGCCGCGCCGTACAGGCCGATATGGCGTGGGAGATTCCCGATGTGCTGCATGAAATCCAAAAGAAAACCCGCTTAACCCGCCAAACCGTCTTCGAGATTTTGCAGCAATCGGGCCGCATCGGCGAGATTGGCAACAACCCGCAGCGTTTTATCGATTTGGCGGCCGAAAAAATTCAGACGGCTCTGCATGGTTTGATGATTGAAGGCATCGAATATTTCAAACGGTCCGAAGCGGAAAACGGCTACGCGCAAAGTCTCGCACGTTGGCAGGAATTGGAGCGAAACGGTACCGAGTTTTTCTTGAACGAATATACATTTGCAATCAATCAGGAAAACGGAGGGAAAAAAGCCAAAACCATTTTTGCCGACTATATCGCGCTGGATTCGCAAACCGAAAAAACCTTCGCCGCCGCCTGCGAAAGCCGTGATGATGTGCTGCTGTATTTCAAGCTGCCTTCATGGTTCACAATCCCCACACCCATCGGCAACTACAATCCCGACTGGGCTTTGGTGTTGGAAAACCGGGAAAAAGTGTATTTTGTCGCCGAAACCAAAAACACAGGCAAAGGCATTCAAGACGGGGTGGATTTGGGCAAATTGCGTGAAAGCGAACAGCAGAAAATTGCCTGTGCGGAAAAACACTTTGCCGTACTGGACGGAATCGGTTACAAAGTGGTCGGCAAACTGTCCGAAATCTGA
- the rplT gene encoding 50S ribosomal protein L20, producing MPRVKRGVTARARHKKVLALAKGYRGRRKNVYRVAKQAVMKAGQYAYRDRRQRKRQFRQLWIVRINAGARENGLSYSKFMNGLKRAAIEIDRKVLADLAVFDKAAFAQLVEKAKTALA from the coding sequence ATGCCACGCGTAAAACGCGGTGTAACCGCACGTGCCCGTCATAAAAAAGTATTAGCGTTAGCCAAAGGCTACCGCGGTCGTCGTAAAAACGTTTACCGTGTTGCCAAACAGGCGGTGATGAAGGCCGGTCAATATGCCTACCGCGACCGCCGTCAGCGCAAACGCCAGTTCCGCCAATTGTGGATTGTGCGTATCAATGCCGGTGCACGCGAAAACGGTTTGTCTTACAGCAAATTCATGAACGGCCTGAAACGCGCCGCCATTGAAATCGACCGCAAAGTATTGGCTGATCTGGCTGTTTTCGACAAAGCCGCTTTTGCCCAATTGGTTGAAAAAGCCAAAACTGCTTTGGCTTGA
- the rpmI gene encoding 50S ribosomal protein L35, protein MPKMKTKSSAKKRFKVLGNGGVKRAHAFKRHILTKKTTKNKRQLRGTAMVHERDLAAVAKMLPYA, encoded by the coding sequence ATGCCGAAAATGAAAACCAAGTCGAGCGCGAAAAAACGCTTTAAAGTACTGGGTAACGGTGGTGTCAAACGCGCCCATGCGTTTAAACGCCATATTCTGACCAAGAAAACCACCAAAAACAAACGCCAGCTGCGCGGTACCGCTATGGTTCACGAGCGCGATTTGGCTGCTGTTGCCAAAATGTTGCCCTACGCTTAA
- a CDS encoding site-specific DNA-methyltransferase — protein MNPIRLNRFRNRGDKYGNRTEPNRTEPNRTEIIHDLENNFQQNRLLQLKQLFPEIFCENQIDWEKLKLILGEDHLCQNGERYQLNWAGKSQAYRALQSPTFNTLIPCQDESVNFDTTQNIFIEAENLDALKILQRSYAGSVKMIYIDPPYNTGNDSFIYPDKFSETRDAYARRVSDKDTDGYLIRDGVFQGAWRKNSKESGHYHSNWLSMMLPRLHLAKTLLRDDGVIFISIDDNEQAQLKLLCDEIFGAENFVGEYLKQSKVGGGNDTKFIVKEHEFCFCYAKNIEYLQEMYIQHSQDYLKRYKEEDENGKYFWDTFARPGLQLKSEESLVYGIECPDGTILTKRWIHSKERFEQEYATGLVRITRKNNSDEWSIQFKQYLNNKGKTPRSFTMDFGGTTDGNSDLQDLFDAKYFNYPKSVKFISTLISTINDKNSLIMDFFSGSGTTAHAVMQLNAEDGGNRRFICVQLPEETDEKSEAHKAGFATIADIAKERIRRAGKQISDGLKDGQSVDTGFKVFKLHKSHFRQWQNPETRDEAGLTAQLAIFQNIVDENVPAGHLACELALRLGFQLTDPMAFSDGIVWLDNAAGTRKTALLLEHFNENLLNRCLAASPETVFALDRIFGGDDAAKTNAALQCQDAGVRFETL, from the coding sequence TTGAATCCTATCCGATTAAACCGATTCAGAAACAGAGGGGACAAGTATGGCAACCGAACCGAACCGAACCGAACCGAACCGAACCGAACCGAAATTATACATGATTTAGAAAATAATTTCCAACAAAACAGATTATTACAGCTCAAGCAACTTTTCCCCGAAATCTTCTGCGAAAACCAAATCGACTGGGAAAAACTCAAACTCATTCTCGGCGAAGACCATCTCTGCCAAAACGGCGAACGCTACCAACTCAACTGGGCGGGCAAATCCCAAGCCTACCGCGCCTTACAGTCGCCCACCTTCAATACCCTGATTCCCTGCCAAGATGAAAGCGTCAATTTCGACACCACGCAAAACATCTTTATCGAAGCGGAAAATCTGGACGCGCTGAAAATCCTGCAAAGATCCTATGCGGGCAGCGTGAAAATGATCTATATCGACCCGCCCTACAATACGGGTAACGACAGCTTTATCTATCCCGATAAATTCAGCGAAACCCGCGATGCATATGCCCGCCGCGTGAGCGATAAAGATACAGACGGCTACTTAATAAGGGACGGCGTATTTCAAGGTGCGTGGCGCAAAAACAGCAAAGAAAGTGGGCACTATCACAGCAATTGGCTTTCCATGATGTTGCCGCGCTTGCATTTGGCGAAAACGCTGCTGCGCGATGACGGCGTGATTTTTATCAGCATTGACGACAATGAACAGGCACAACTGAAATTGTTGTGTGATGAAATTTTTGGGGCGGAGAATTTTGTCGGCGAATATTTAAAACAATCAAAAGTCGGCGGTGGAAACGATACAAAATTTATCGTGAAAGAACACGAGTTTTGTTTTTGTTATGCAAAAAATATTGAATATTTACAAGAAATGTATATTCAACACAGCCAAGATTATCTTAAACGCTATAAAGAAGAGGACGAAAACGGTAAATATTTTTGGGATACTTTTGCAAGACCAGGTTTGCAATTAAAAAGCGAAGAAAGTCTTGTTTATGGTATTGAATGCCCAGACGGAACGATTTTAACCAAGCGTTGGATACATTCAAAAGAAAGATTTGAACAGGAATACGCAACAGGATTAGTCCGTATTACTCGCAAAAATAATTCAGATGAATGGAGTATTCAATTTAAGCAGTACTTGAATAACAAAGGTAAAACGCCAAGAAGTTTTACAATGGATTTCGGCGGAACAACAGACGGAAATAGTGATTTACAGGATTTATTTGATGCTAAATATTTCAACTATCCTAAATCCGTAAAATTTATTTCTACTTTAATTTCAACAATAAATGATAAAAATTCGTTGATTATGGATTTCTTTTCAGGTAGCGGCACAACCGCCCACGCCGTTATGCAGTTAAACGCCGAAGACGGCGGCAACCGCCGTTTCATCTGCGTGCAGTTGCCCGAAGAAACCGATGAAAAATCCGAAGCCCACAAAGCAGGTTTCGCCACCATCGCCGACATCGCCAAAGAACGCATCCGCCGTGCAGGCAAGCAGATTTCAGACGGCCTGAAAGACGGTCAAAGCGTGGATACGGGTTTTAAAGTGTTCAAACTTCATAAGAGCCATTTCAGGCAATGGCAAAATCCCGAAACCCGTGATGAAGCAGGCTTAACGGCGCAGCTGGCAATCTTTCAAAATATTGTCGATGAAAATGTCCCCGCCGGACATCTGGCCTGTGAACTGGCTTTGCGCTTGGGCTTTCAATTGACCGATCCGATGGCGTTTTCAGACGGCATCGTATGGCTGGACAATGCGGCAGGCACACGCAAAACCGCGCTTTTGTTGGAACATTTCAATGAAAACCTGCTGAACCGCTGTTTAGCAGCATCGCCCGAAACCGTTTTTGCCCTGGACCGCATATTCGGCGGAGACGATGCCGCAAAAACCAACGCCGCCTTGCAATGCCAAGATGCAGGGGTCAGGTTTGAAACACTTTAA
- the ruvB gene encoding Holliday junction branch migration DNA helicase RuvB — MLHTDNLTAAQPQRVITAHSLSAQEELLERALRPKTLADYIGQTKAKEQLAIFIAAAKKRGEALDHTLLFGPPGLGKTTLAHIIAKELGVNLRQTSGPVLERAGDLAALLTNLEPHDVLFIDEIHRLSPVVEEILYPALEDYQLDIMIGEGPAARSVKIDLPPFTLVGATTRAGMLTNPLRDRFGIISRLEFYETPDLATIVARSAQLLQLDMGTEGALEIARRSRGTPRIANRLLRRVRDYAEVKGNGRISAETADAALSMLDVDAVGLDVMDRKFLEAVLHKFGGGPVGLENIAAAIGESTDTIEDVIEPYLIQQGFLQRTPRGRMAAEICYRHFGLPPKD, encoded by the coding sequence ATGCTGCACACCGACAACCTTACCGCCGCCCAACCGCAGCGCGTCATCACCGCCCACAGCCTCTCTGCCCAAGAAGAGTTGCTCGAACGCGCGCTGCGCCCGAAAACGCTGGCCGACTACATCGGCCAAACCAAAGCCAAAGAGCAGCTGGCCATTTTTATCGCGGCGGCGAAAAAGCGCGGCGAGGCACTCGACCACACCCTGCTGTTCGGCCCGCCGGGCTTGGGCAAAACCACGCTGGCACACATCATCGCAAAAGAACTGGGGGTCAATCTGCGCCAAACCAGCGGCCCCGTTTTGGAACGCGCAGGCGATTTGGCCGCCCTGCTCACCAATCTCGAACCGCACGATGTGCTGTTTATCGACGAAATCCACCGGTTAAGCCCCGTGGTGGAAGAAATTCTCTATCCCGCGCTGGAAGACTACCAGCTCGACATTATGATCGGCGAAGGACCCGCCGCCCGCTCGGTAAAAATCGACCTGCCGCCGTTTACTTTGGTGGGTGCCACCACCCGCGCCGGTATGCTGACCAACCCGCTGCGCGACCGTTTCGGCATCATTTCGCGGCTGGAATTTTACGAAACGCCCGATCTGGCCACCATCGTGGCACGCTCGGCACAACTGCTGCAATTGGATATGGGTACAGAAGGTGCGCTGGAAATTGCCCGCCGCAGCCGGGGCACACCGCGCATCGCCAACCGCCTGCTGCGCCGCGTACGCGATTATGCCGAAGTCAAAGGCAACGGCCGCATCAGTGCCGAAACCGCCGATGCCGCCCTCTCCATGCTCGATGTCGATGCCGTCGGGCTGGACGTGATGGACAGGAAATTTCTCGAAGCCGTTCTGCACAAATTCGGCGGCGGCCCTGTAGGCTTGGAAAATATCGCCGCCGCCATCGGCGAATCGACCGATACCATCGAAGACGTTATCGAACCCTACTTAATTCAACAAGGTTTTTTACAGCGCACCCCGCGCGGCCGCATGGCTGCCGAAATCTGTTACCGCCATTTCGGCCTGCCGCCCAAAGACTGA